A stretch of Haloprofundus halophilus DNA encodes these proteins:
- a CDS encoding MFS transporter — MNWRYRNTVLVLCTLAFFATMVARLAISPVVPDITAQFEVSNGAVGLALAGMWAAYATMQFPSGVLGDRFGERRVILAAVGLTAVGSLLLAVSPSFPTFALFTLALGAGAGLHYTVATTFISKQFSNIGRAIGVHVAGGPLAGLSVPVVAAVVAARYDWRASMLLGAIAAVPVFLLFQRRIEPTTPERPDQPMRERFAFASLFELLSRPEIVYTTILAVAGAFTWQATASFLPTFLVAYHDLSVATASALFSLYFVVHGATQPVMGYLSDRFDRDAAASLSMGLGVVGYATLIEGSTLPVFVVGACMVGVAMSWGAPIQSRFIDKLSAEERGAGFGLVRTAYMLLGATGSFVVGALSDAAGWAVAVGLLVGVMGVGFSVLAVNRVLKLGL, encoded by the coding sequence GTGAACTGGCGCTACCGGAACACGGTGCTCGTCCTCTGTACGCTCGCGTTCTTCGCGACGATGGTCGCGCGCCTCGCCATCAGTCCGGTCGTCCCCGACATCACAGCCCAGTTCGAGGTGTCGAACGGCGCAGTCGGTCTCGCCCTCGCGGGGATGTGGGCCGCCTACGCGACGATGCAGTTTCCCAGCGGCGTCCTCGGCGACAGGTTCGGCGAGCGTCGCGTCATCCTCGCCGCCGTCGGCCTCACCGCGGTCGGTAGCCTCCTCCTGGCCGTCTCGCCGTCGTTTCCGACGTTCGCGCTGTTCACCCTCGCGCTCGGCGCGGGCGCGGGACTGCACTACACCGTCGCCACGACGTTCATCTCCAAGCAGTTCTCGAACATCGGTCGCGCCATCGGCGTCCACGTCGCGGGCGGGCCGCTCGCGGGGCTCTCCGTGCCCGTCGTCGCCGCCGTCGTCGCCGCCCGCTACGACTGGCGCGCCTCGATGCTGCTCGGCGCTATCGCCGCGGTTCCGGTGTTCCTCCTGTTCCAGCGGCGTATCGAACCCACGACGCCGGAGCGACCCGACCAGCCGATGCGCGAACGGTTCGCGTTCGCGTCGCTGTTCGAGCTGCTCTCGCGCCCCGAAATCGTCTATACCACGATTCTGGCCGTCGCCGGCGCGTTCACCTGGCAGGCGACGGCCTCGTTCCTCCCGACGTTTCTGGTCGCATACCACGACCTCTCGGTGGCGACGGCGAGCGCGCTGTTCTCGCTGTACTTCGTCGTCCACGGCGCGACCCAACCCGTCATGGGCTACTTGTCGGACCGGTTCGACCGCGACGCCGCCGCCTCGCTGTCGATGGGTCTCGGCGTCGTCGGCTACGCCACGCTCATCGAGGGGTCGACGCTCCCCGTCTTCGTCGTCGGCGCGTGCATGGTCGGCGTGGCGATGAGTTGGGGCGCGCCCATCCAGTCGCGCTTCATCGACAAACTCTCGGCGGAGGAGCGCGGCGCGGGGTTCGGCCTCGTCCGGACGGCGTACATGCTCCTGGGAGCGACCGGCAGTTTCGTCGTCGGCGCGCTCTCGGACGCGGCGGGGTGGGCCGTCGCCGTCGGCCTGCTCGTCGGCGTGATGGGCGTCGGCTTCTCGGTGCTCGCGGTGAATCGAGTGTTGAAGTTGGGGTTGTGA
- a CDS encoding NAD-dependent epimerase/dehydratase family protein has translation MRVFVAGATGVLGRRLVSQFADRGHEVVGLTRDAEGDDLVADRGGEPYRGDLFDADSLALAAEGADVVVHAATSIPTDPLAAENEWERNDRVRREGARALTTAAASVGATQYLQQSVVWVAANSRGDFFDESSPPQPTRLTQSAVDAEQIAMAASETAPFSASILRCGVFYAPDAVHTRQYAERLLRRRLPAISRGPLGRGEVVIAPLHADDAASAFVAAAESEATGRWHVVDDEPVSTREFLETFAALLDAPRPIPLPAWVVRMTVGPAAVSQFTTSMPTTNDRFRESTGWDPTYPTYREGLRQVVDRWQGDGTLDALRAGSVDGSTNGVLERR, from the coding sequence ATGCGCGTATTCGTAGCCGGAGCGACGGGGGTGTTGGGCCGCCGACTCGTCTCGCAGTTCGCCGACCGCGGACACGAGGTGGTCGGCCTGACGCGCGACGCCGAAGGCGACGACCTCGTCGCCGACCGCGGCGGCGAACCGTATCGGGGTGACCTCTTCGACGCGGACTCGCTGGCGCTGGCCGCCGAAGGTGCCGACGTCGTCGTCCACGCCGCGACGTCGATTCCGACCGATCCGCTGGCGGCCGAGAACGAGTGGGAGCGAAACGACCGCGTCCGGAGGGAGGGAGCCCGCGCGCTCACGACCGCCGCCGCGTCCGTCGGCGCGACGCAGTATCTCCAACAGAGCGTCGTCTGGGTGGCCGCGAACTCTCGGGGCGACTTCTTCGACGAGTCGTCGCCGCCGCAGCCGACGCGCCTCACGCAGTCGGCCGTCGACGCCGAGCAGATCGCGATGGCCGCGAGCGAGACGGCGCCGTTCTCGGCGTCGATACTGCGGTGTGGCGTCTTCTACGCGCCGGACGCCGTCCACACCCGGCAGTACGCCGAACGGCTGCTGCGGCGGCGACTACCCGCCATCAGTCGAGGGCCGCTCGGCCGCGGCGAGGTCGTCATCGCGCCGCTTCACGCCGACGACGCCGCGAGCGCGTTCGTCGCCGCCGCCGAGTCGGAGGCGACCGGACGGTGGCACGTCGTCGACGACGAACCGGTGTCGACTCGGGAGTTCCTCGAGACGTTCGCGGCGCTGTTGGACGCGCCGAGACCGATTCCGCTCCCCGCGTGGGTCGTCCGGATGACCGTCGGCCCGGCGGCCGTCTCGCAGTTCACCACGTCGATGCCGACGACGAACGACCGCTTCCGCGAGTCGACGGGGTGGGACCCGACGTATCCGACGTACCGCGAGGGACTCCGACAGGTCGTCGACCGCTGGCAGGGCGACGGGACGCTCGACGCGCTCCGGGCGGGGTCCGTCGACGGTTCGACGAACGGCGTGCTGGAGCGACGCTGA
- a CDS encoding SDR family oxidoreductase has product MTDKPLDGRVAFITGTSRGIGKALALAFADAGAAVVSTGKTMDEHERLPGTVTQTTEEIRERGGDSIALQLDVRDESNVESAIEETVDEFGGIDLVVNNAGAIQFGGVDDIPAKRFDLLMDVNARGAYVTTRAALPYLRESDHAHVVMNSPPTTMEPAPGKAAYALSKYGMTFLARSLADELRSDEVAVNSVWPVSAIETEATRHFELGRPEDWRKPQVVVDAMLELVTRDPTECTGNEFYDEELLREAGVSEFARYAVVDGADPGPTSAQLFDSRYGQSE; this is encoded by the coding sequence ATGACCGACAAACCGCTCGACGGACGCGTCGCCTTCATCACCGGAACCAGTCGCGGCATCGGGAAAGCGCTCGCGCTCGCCTTCGCCGACGCCGGGGCCGCCGTCGTCTCGACGGGCAAGACGATGGACGAACACGAGCGACTGCCGGGAACCGTCACGCAGACCACCGAGGAGATACGCGAGCGCGGCGGCGACTCCATCGCGCTGCAACTCGACGTCCGAGACGAGTCGAACGTCGAATCGGCCATAGAGGAGACCGTCGACGAGTTCGGCGGCATCGACCTCGTCGTCAACAACGCGGGCGCGATTCAGTTCGGCGGCGTCGACGACATCCCCGCCAAGCGCTTCGACCTCCTGATGGACGTCAACGCCCGCGGGGCGTACGTGACGACGCGCGCGGCGCTGCCGTACCTCCGCGAGAGCGACCACGCCCACGTCGTGATGAACTCGCCGCCGACGACGATGGAACCCGCGCCCGGCAAAGCGGCCTACGCGCTCTCGAAGTACGGAATGACGTTTCTCGCGCGGTCGCTCGCCGACGAACTGCGGAGCGACGAGGTCGCCGTCAACAGCGTCTGGCCCGTCTCCGCCATCGAGACGGAGGCGACGCGCCACTTCGAACTCGGCCGACCCGAGGACTGGCGCAAGCCGCAGGTCGTCGTCGACGCGATGCTCGAACTGGTGACGCGCGACCCGACCGAGTGTACGGGCAACGAGTTCTACGACGAGGAACTGCTCCGCGAGGCCGGCGTTTCGGAGTTCGCGCGGTACGCCGTCGTCGATGGGGCCGACCCCGGCCCGACATCGGCGCAGCTGTTCGATTCGAGATACGGGCAGAGCGAGTAA
- a CDS encoding M24 family metallopeptidase: MEPNLSSLAAHLDSEGFDGYLLDADSGDSNQLYLSGFDAPDPFVTVFTGVETRLLVSGLEYGRAKKESRADAVSRLAEYDFRRRVAEYGPKEGRARTIAAFLDDAGVESVLAPERFPLGTADGLREQGGDVTVEERDVLGDIRAVKTAEEVDNVRAAQKANEAAMRAAEDLIRAADVAADGTLVYEGDPLTSERVQQEIEITLLREGCALDETIVACGEHAADPHDRGSGPLLANESIIIDIFPRSKSTKYHADMTRTFVKGEPSAEIREWFELTADAKDAAFDALEPGATGKDVHDAVCDVYENADHATFRSDPTTETGFIHSTGHGVGLDVHEGPRLSSDGEELKPGHVVTIEPGLYDPAVGGVRIEDIAVVTEDGYENFTDYPVELVVD; encoded by the coding sequence ATGGAACCGAACCTCTCCTCGCTCGCAGCACACCTCGATTCCGAGGGTTTCGACGGCTATCTTCTCGACGCCGACAGCGGTGACTCCAACCAGTTGTACCTCTCGGGATTCGACGCCCCCGACCCGTTCGTGACCGTGTTCACCGGCGTCGAGACGCGCCTGCTCGTCAGTGGCCTGGAGTACGGCCGCGCGAAGAAGGAGAGCCGCGCCGACGCCGTCTCCCGCCTCGCCGAGTACGACTTCCGACGACGCGTCGCCGAGTACGGACCGAAAGAGGGCCGTGCCCGGACCATCGCGGCGTTTCTCGACGACGCGGGCGTCGAGTCGGTGCTCGCGCCCGAGCGCTTCCCGCTCGGCACCGCCGACGGCCTCCGCGAGCAGGGCGGCGACGTGACCGTCGAAGAACGCGACGTGCTCGGCGACATCCGCGCCGTGAAGACCGCGGAGGAAGTCGACAACGTCCGCGCCGCCCAGAAGGCCAACGAAGCGGCGATGAGAGCCGCCGAGGACCTCATCCGCGCCGCCGACGTCGCCGCCGACGGCACGCTCGTCTACGAGGGCGACCCGCTGACGAGCGAGCGCGTGCAGCAGGAGATAGAGATCACGCTCCTCCGCGAGGGCTGCGCGCTCGACGAGACCATCGTCGCCTGCGGCGAGCACGCCGCCGACCCCCACGACCGCGGCAGCGGCCCGCTCCTGGCGAACGAGTCCATCATCATCGACATCTTCCCGCGGAGCAAATCGACCAAATATCACGCCGACATGACGCGGACGTTCGTGAAGGGCGAACCCTCGGCGGAGATTCGCGAGTGGTTCGAGCTAACCGCCGACGCCAAGGACGCAGCGTTCGACGCCCTCGAACCCGGTGCGACCGGTAAAGACGTCCACGACGCCGTCTGCGACGTCTACGAAAACGCGGACCACGCGACGTTCCGAAGCGACCCGACGACCGAGACGGGCTTCATCCACAGCACCGGCCACGGCGTCGGCCTCGACGTCCACGAGGGCCCCCGCCTCAGCAGCGACGGCGAGGAACTGAAACCCGGCCACGTCGTCACAATCGAACCCGGCCTCTACGACCCGGCGGTCGGCGGCGTCCGCATCGAGGACATCGCCGTCGTCACCGAGGACGGCTACGAGAACTTCACCGACTACCCCGTCGAACTCGTCGTCGACTGA